The genomic interval AATACACAacaacaaaaatttcaaaaaacatCATTTTATACGCaattgacgtacatatataataataaaaatggtcgTCAAATATAGAGACCGACATTTCTAAATATCCATTTATAAGTGTATGTCCTtggtcaaatatattttttatataatttaaatatgtatcgcgctttaaatggaaaaaaaacgcgatttatatacataataaatgtattacactaGGTCAGTGCCATTCGCCATATTTGTGACTTTTATTGTTACGGTACGTATATACGAGCATTTGGCAGGTGCTTTATTGTAATCTGGCGTTCTAGCGATGATATAAATGTGCACggttatatacatgtacattttgAAATGCCAGTGGAGCTCACTGGTCGATGAATAGTTAAATATTGACTTTAAAACAGTTAAATGCTACTGGCAGTAGTATATTTAGTTCTTgaaaaggtctattcatactatctagCACTGCAAGGTAACATCAGTGCACGGAAAAGAATGCTTcgattcatactatacagcagcgcacgttcaaACAAGTTTTAGCCGAGCGCAAGACAAAATggacttatatatttattacggCGCAATAATGCTTGCCTCGtattcgaaaatattcatatgcgcatgcagACTTTTGTCAGTACGCATGCACTCGTTacatttccacagtggccaaagagtaccggacatgtactgctgtataatatgaatagactgTGTCAGCTACTGCTGTTAGGTCGACGCcacatacatattacggaacatatgaatgtgtctatatagaatgtaccaaataaaacttttcgtactgctgccTGTCGGTGCTGTGCCAAACCTGTATTAACAAACCTTTAAACTTGGCTGGTATACATAAACAGTCAAATCCACATTCTAAAAGGTTTGCAACCTTTGCTCTACACTCAGAAGGCAGAATGATAGCATTTACATTCAGGTGCTAAAAATAATCGCCGTCAAATCAGAAAATTTAATACTCTGAAATTATATCAATTACTAAAACCATTTCATTCTATATAGATTTGACgtcaaattttaatgtttaacatataatataaaccagTTGACTGTCATAGGCGTCAAAGGTTGATGTCATTAtaagtttcaaaaaaaaaaaaaaccgaagcgAATGAAACGCCGTGTAATGAAAGTGCATTGTGGCGCGATTTTTACGCTGCATTTCTTCGCATCGGTTTTTTGCAAAGtgcaaattttcatatttttaaaataatcaattatgtaaCAATGTAGACGTACTGCCAATCCATAGAAAGTTCATACAGACGGTGAAATGCCgggtgcatatatatatatcattgatCAGCTCAGTGTGATCGATCATCGCTTGCATAGTGCTATGAAACTGCCAAATGCAAACATATATAGCATATATAATCTGGAacgaatattatattacaacattaTATACAATGGAGAATGGCACTGTTTTACACACATACAAGTAAAGTTAAATTgtgcaaataataataatacgttcCGTGCTATTCTTACACGGGTTCGCATGACAAAAACAAACTAAAGCAGTCAAACAACAGCCAGGACGGGCCGAGTAGAAAGATTCAAGAGTAATTGACGTGTACGTACACAATTCCGcacattgtaaaaaaatgaattacataATACTGTTAACAAATACAATGATCACACTATTTTATAAACCAATTGTACATAGATGTTGGCCCGTCCCGGATGTAACGGAGGGAAGTGTAATAGAAGGGATTTAATGGACCAGCACGtaggtattattatatatatatatatatgtactttgtgaCAGAATATGTAGAGAACGGgtaaaagtattaaataataatacgttCACGGGCGGTAATGGTAATGATCGATCATCAAAATGCTTTCCGTACAAAATCCGACGAGAAATCAAAAACAACACCCCTCCGAGACGATCTTGCGACACTGATCGTGTGACCTTCGACTCGGAACGATTCAACTGTTATTGTTAGTCTGTGGTGATTTTTCCTTGGACTGTGCGGCTTTCATGTCGACGTCGCTCAGCGTCGAAGAGCTCGGCGTTTCGTCTGGATCTGAAACGATTGAAGTCAGACATTACTTTGAtgtatgggtgaggttttgaaTTACCAAAGTGTCAATCTTGAGGCTTTTTCAAATTCACTATCGGAAGATAAGAGCACACGGCTTGAACGATCGTTTTCTTCTACcatttaaccagcaacatacatacataactcagtgtaatgctttcaactgaaatttattttatttttacatagatctataccaggaagacttgacaggaagacccaaatgcgccttcctggacaattaattacaaacaatgcagcatttaaattattacataaatcactgtatttccagaagctgaagaatacgaaataacaattaattaattacataattaatccattgagacatctatggatttagattttgtacataatttttacaaaattatacacacaataaatacagaagatttgtgacagcaggaaagatgatttttttgccaattttaaggaaccgtttcaacaatgatcagataaaattgacaaactctgatgatGATTgatttggaatcacaaatacccccaaatctaaccagcagtgtggcggatcgaacccagtgatcactcggtgctaaacatacacgctgccattaagccatactgctggctaagatGAGATGTGATTGGTTCAATCCCTGatccggtgttgctggccagaccttagatatggTTCGGTGACAATCTCATACATGGTTATCTCGCAcacatattgaaattttatacataaataaacaaatcacTCTAAATATTGTCAACTTATAGTAGAGCTTAAAATTTGTCTATTACTTGGAAATTCTTCATTGTTTTGTAAACTCTTTTTGGGATGAACTCAGTTAGTAATGACGGAAAGTCTATTGATAAGAAAAGATTTTTGgtccacattattttttatacacaacTTTTTCTAtaaaagtattaatttgaacgaAAAGTGCGttaaagtttttatatttatatttaactagcaaTATAGCTGTGGTTTGCGTGCAATGCcttcaactgaggggtcatacGCTCAATCCCtagcccggtgttgctggccagaccttagatatgaTTTGGTGACAATCTCATACATGGAATATGTGTTAATTGAGAATTCCACCCACCGAGAGTCAATCACGCAAACTatcatgttatttttttaatacaaaaatagtcaaaaacatgctataggactaaaatttttttttatgttgatgtataaaatgattaataagatatatattgaacccattcgtattgagaaaagctgtattttgattaaaaaatactggggtcttactcgagcccggttcgggacactcgttcgatctcgacgctccgtccttcaaaggttaatttaagactatttcttaTATCCAACCATTTTAATTCGTCTAAtgctgcgtacgcaccaagccaacgaacggcccccCAGCGGTGATTTATGAAGAAGTAAAAactataattctttgattttttttcgatcgtagtgcgtatcttcgtaagtcaaaacatctttagtcgaggactacctgtatgtaattgttgatgatctaattttaggtcaatctcgaaaatttatttatcttcaaaggttaatttaagactatttcttatatcaaaccatttcaattcgtctaatgctgcgtacgcaccaagccaacgaacgaccCCCAGCGGTGATGTATgaagaagtaaaaaaattataattcttattttttttcgatcgtaGTGcatatcttcgtaagtcaaaacatctttaGTCAAACactacctgtatgtgattgttgatgatctaattttagctcaatctcgaaaatttatttaaattgtgtatgttctgttttaactttcaatattttattttaatttaaatataatgattataattttattttgatatttgaatttaattgttatataataataatagtgttacgtacgccgcggattgagcgaatagaatcccagagactgtgtgaccgttcaaggattatctgtaacagatatctgttaacggattaactaaatgcataccgtgcgactggtataagtggttttaaggattagcgacaagctaagtgcatgtaagctaaacaatgattgcacttctcataccgtgggaatacatatccgaatacgtgactatacagtaggtaaacagattagacgtcctgagagatctaccccttataaggcggtacataagcgatatcaggtcattctggactgagcagggacagtgcgtgtaactccttaatcatcaataaatgctgtgaaacgactgttggccttttacttggatcctccacccacccctacgcaacagtagttttaattttgatattcaatttaatttttatttcgatattttgtacggttttaaaagttggcctgggggccgttcgttggcttggtgcgtacgcagcataacatacttctaacattcttacgcttcctcacattcaaaattgcacgcattgctctattctgcaatCTATCAATGCACAATCCTCGCACAATAGAAtgagcactgtagcgcaataCACAGTATTTGGTCTGATTAAGGTTTAGAAGTGGCCATCAGTCGCCGAGTGTTGTTACCTGAGGTGGCCAATTGCTGCAGACGCTCCGGCAAACCGGCCGTCGTCATGCCCGCGTGCGGCGGATCCAAAATATCGGGCATGGCGTTCCGTCGACCCGTCCGCCCGGTCACCAAGAACTCAGTCGGCAACGTTGAATCTTCCCGCTGCATCACTGCCATCATCTTCAGAGCTGTCACAAACACATCAAACGTTTAGATTCAACACGGCGAGAGTGAAAAAGGAAGAACACCATTAGCACCGTAGCCGAaacgtgtatatacataataatacattgaaATCAACTGATACTCTACATTGCCTTTAGAGAAACATTTAAAACAGTTAGAACGCCATAATTTCACTGGCCCCGTCGATGTTTAACACCTGCGTACGACACTACGATAAACATAGTCAAGACACACGTTAGTCAGTCGGGATGTACACATGTATTCTTAAAATACACCGCATCAATTACAAACTTCTACATACAATACGAAACAAATTGGTTAATGAACTTACTTACACAGCATTTTACTAAAGTGTCCAATACAACATTCTACGACAACGATGATTTACGCCCAATTTGCATGTTAAGTGTGACGCACATATACGTGTCAATTGCAATTAAGATAATTagccaaaaaagaaaaaaaaaacaaaacaaatacgaaacataatatataatattattttatttttaatattgaactttttttttttcattaacacttgccgcactgtgatggatagcgagtggccagaccagtattttattttattttgccaaatatattgaatgcagggtcttcatattttatgtgttcctcatcaaaacctctatgattcgaattatgtcattacgaaatgaAAACATTGATCAGAatcaatagaaataattattttcgcaggAAGCTCCTTGAATACGTGGCTCACAGATGCAAGAGAGAGTCAACACGATcacttccagttgtaatatattgtgACTAGTTAGAGTATATTAACCAGCGACGTGGATTAGTGGTTATtatgaacagagtggtcacgggttcaagtcccactagagtcccgctgctggccagatcttggtttgtgactccaggtcgatcgtttcttaacagagtttgccaattcgtTCCTGTAACATtgtcatctcctttcctatctctatAAAAGTCATTCAGAgttttgaggttcgccaatttatttataaaatgctgcaaaaacttCTGTGTCACTGTGgacgtttgtatgaattcgcattgtaaaaaaaatgcttatgtatattgattgattgtattgtatctttatAAGTGCAAGATTTGTAAAGGCGAGTTcatattctatgaaataaaattaaattaaacaatcacTTTGGAATGACGGCTGtttcagcacttattttatattattcaacgttTAATACATGATACAATGATTtgtatagctaattacaataattaacctcgcagaCTTTGCTttatttcaacttaaaacacacatttttaactggacgcttggcgtccagcacagtgggtAGCGGATTtgtttagcacagtaaggcaagtgttaaaaaCTACTTTATGTTATTGTAACCACATAATACCgtatatagtatattataatagttattTTCTACGAATACTATTATGTTGAGAAAGCGTTTGGattgtttgtatattataatatttgtaaggTGTACTTCGAGACGAAGTAGTAGTCAAGCGtttcaaaatcaatatattattattatgtaaattaagaaggaaaataataataaaaaaagcgaaaaataaaataaacataaaaaccaGCATGCATAATACTGCGAGTAAAAATCTTTCAACGGAAAATATAATCGctcaaatttaatattgtattgtaatattcTACTACGTAGTGCAAATAATCTTTTGAGTgcagcattaaaaaaaaaaaccatatgtAAGTTATTCAACAATGGAGTAACTCGTTTCGACGGTAACTTTTGATCCGTCTATATCAATTCGAAACgttagattaaaataaatatactacaCACACGGAGAACACATTTCGTAAATCAATTACACAATTTTCCAAGCATGTCGGCAAGATTTGTTTCgtcgataaattttgaaatgttcTGTATAAAAGATCCAACACACGCGATTGACACTTTTATATTCacaggtctattcatactggcacgttctatatggacacattaatatattccgtaatatgtatgtgGCGTCGACCTAACAGCAATAGCCGACACaatctattaatattatacagcagtacatgtcaccgtaacgtatcaagcaaaactggtattctttggccactgtggaaatgtgacgtcatagtagcgagtgcacgcgtactaacaaaagtgcggaaacgtcatattgtgactcGATGATATgaagcaagcaatattgcgATGTATCGTCGCACTCtgtaatgaatatatgtacatatattaaagccgattttgccttgcactcggccaaaacttgtctgaacgtgcactactgtatagtatgaatggaagtagtattttccgtgcactgctgtgcctatgatagtatgaatagacctttaaccAACACAGCATTACACAACCAGGTAACATTCCAAAGCGTCAACTTGCAttggtagtacatacatatcaatggcttggtgcacagatgttgaatgtccatttttgaaattgtatcaaattttaatttataccacataaataactttgaaaggaaaaacctgaattattccagcatctataaacttaaaattggatacaaattcaaaaatggacatacaatatctgtgcaccaagccttATTTATATACGAACAAATCTTGGTTCAAAACAGGTtaattatactattttattacacaatatcataaaataaaagtttatacctatgtacatatattatataatgaaatttttttttaatttaagtaaattttaataattaaaattctccAAATGCAcagtatatgtatttcatatcatAAACCATATCTAAAAGACCGAGCTTCGCTCGATAATCAACCCCCTAAtattatttagtttattttagaatttaatagtaattattttattatagaatttaatattaattattttattttagaatttagtATTAATTGtgttattttagaatttaatatcaattattttatttcaaaattctaTCTCCGATGATGGGTCAAGTAAGTATGGAACGTCATTAGAttaatatgacgggctgaaaaccagactggtacaagtgacatttttaaaaaaaagctggtttaagtgttaaaataataacatttcatatatgctattattttagcacttaaaccagatttttttaaaaatgtcacttgtaccagtctggttttcagcccgtcatattatataatttgccACTTTCCacatttcaaatgaattttcCCAAAGTCGAGACCCATTTCATTGGAGATTTTAGGCCATAAATAGAAAAGTTTCGTCAAAATCATTAGTTTAGTTTAAAATCGACAAACATATAAAATCAGCTCGTATGATAATACAATATAgcattatgaaattaaaaagttttgatcAAATGAATCAAAAACTATAGGCAATCACTTTGAAGACCGGAGAATAAAAGGCAAAATTCATCAATTAGCATCAGAATCACAACAAAAAATAGTCACTCCGTATAATATATGTGATTTTCCGCAGATACATTTATCAATATCGAAAACCAGCATGTTAAAAAGTGAAAAAGAGAattttgaaccaaaaaaaaCCGTACGACGGACTTCGAACGTCCACCACCCACTAGAGTCGTCATTGGAAAGAGTCATGTATACCTCATCAGAACAGATAGTCGTGTAAACTGTTAGTTTTAAAGTGTCAGTAAGAGAAATCTAATAATACCGCACAGAATCAATGCGTTCACACCGTTGAAGAATTAAATAGCGGAAGTTTTAATcggaataagtaaaaaaaaaaaaaactaataatacAGCATTCTTAATATTAATGAAGGGCATGCTTTTGAttcgaataatatatatatatataataatatgcagCACACAGTAAATGATATTAATGCAGGCAGCGAGGGTGGGGTCCTCCGTTAAAGGCATGCTCTTCCTACCTGATTTCCGCTCGACATGCTTGCATGTTTGTGCGGCTTTCCGAACGCGGCCCACCTTTATTCTGTCTTTTTCTGAGGTCGTGGAAGACATTATATGTCAACCGGTGCGAACCTGTTCGGTTTGGGCCAACAACACACAACAATCTTTatcttatgaaataataataatacaaaaaaaaaaggcgaaataatattatgtatacaaaatagtaaaaaaacaataatatatatatataaaaaaaaaatgaaacaggTTTTTTAagtaatcaaattttattttatgttatatggAAAAATAGCACGTGATGATCGTATCGTATATTATAGAGGAAAAATAGTCGgataagaaataaattaaattattctacGAATATAAAGCATcctatgaataaaatttacctccatatgtacatatattatgtatgtttaacaCTGATAGGAGTCAAGATTTTTCGTATTTAAGCGTAATTAAGgtgaatatttttcttttttcacacacacacacacacatgaatCAGGGTGACCAATTGACggtattttcaaacattttcatGTCTCGTTTGActtcattattaattttagaaaatataatccaattttatttatataaaaataaattattagtaatatatACGGATATAGCGaggaatattttctatttttaataataattttaccaCTTGGCCGACAGACGCTTGGTCGAACAGACATTTGGTTGAATGaaacattttaattgtttaaatttatcaaagatatcaaattttgaataatgtatatatttttagtgaGCTTTAAGTAATTTTGATacataataacactgttcgacaaatgacgacttttaaaatgtttcagagacgagattctattgataactggcttatctcaataaaataaacgaatttttgttattaatccacaagaatagtcgaaatatgatttttctaagtggaatttcatttaattctcatataaagataatttaatatattatcccaattaattcaattcggattcatgtaaatacgagtaaacactagtaagagctttttgttcgaaattttaccgatttaaagttcaccacacatccaattaacccttttaaacgaaatcaaaaaatagtgtagccagaacactatcctaataaacatgtttcaatagaaaatactcaatataatatagtattaacagtgggaaaaaatcccaagtgaaaatacgtaattttgacttttgatttgaactggacgactacttagagagatttgaaagctgaaaagtactaaaaatgaaagataaaatacccgactgtagattctaatattcattttgaacagaaaattaacagattttgatgcatcaaccgaacaacaccaagatatagaaaaatcgcgcgatttaaaaaacacatatatctccgaatctcgagccaatcaacactttttattaccagattcgtgttcactgggcattgatctataagaaaagtcatatctcgtctctgaaacatttttcgtgtcgaacagtgtaattaatgtttatcatttaatatgaaaaaaaattgcgtttttttttccaaaaattgatcgaaatagaaaattatttcaaaaaatatatgtatttagtaaatAGTAGACAATAAAAAACGATATTTAAGGCAATAGACAATAAAAAacgatatttattcaaaaaatatatgtatttagtaaatAGTAGACAATAAAAACGATATTTAATGGGCTGGTggcactaaaaaaaaatatgtatacttcattattgaattgttttatttttattatttcataatttcattaatcatatttcatattattattattattattatttattattatgattttagtaatatttatatatttacttgtatttatttttctttttattatctatatattatttaaatgtgcgttggagattgcactattctccccactattctggaataaaagctattattataattattattataaaaaaattcaaagcaattaaattataatttaaaaaaaaaatctgcgaCGGTATATTTCTTTTATCCAGCAGCAATTCGACAGCCGCTGTtgattagaattaaattaaaataataaaaaatttcaatcggcTGAATGTCCGTTCGACCAGAAGTcaatttttgacaaatttgcTTTCattataagtgggttttaataaaaaaaaaaaactcaacttCATTTTTGTTcattcgactatttaaaaaaaaaaaaaaatagtctacACTTTTACAACGTAAGTACAGTGCTTTAATATCACAAAAATGTATTTGGTACTTGTTgactatatattaataaaataaaaagatacatTTTATCCAATATAACTGATAATAAATGTCAGAGACAATTTTTTGTGGTACTTGTTGGCTATACGGGCGCAACTGAGCATTCAGTATACACACTTACCCtaacacaaacaaatacacggCAGTTACATGAATTTGGTAAGctaaatttataccaggaaggcctaacaggtaactccaatgcgctttcctggccagaaacattgtacatttgatacaagtattatacaaagtaaatatacatatatcaaataacaTCCAgagacatttttttattgacaaatctgtaaatttgcagcgttttaaataattcagcGAAAATCGAGTTTGCcgaaaactcaagatttgcgTGAAAATAAgtaagtttgtcaatttgttggaaccgtttcaatgaaaatcagacaaatccaaggtttggccagcagaaaccagtgggatttgaaccggtgaccactttgttcaaagcattatatgctaaccactagtttattctgCTGGCTTAAACTGCAATGAACGCTAAAAATTGCAATCTTTGTGAAAACAAACTCTGGCTTTCCCAAATAGCTTAATGTCATTTGGCTTTTGTCAAAGGAGTGTCCCTGAATTCATAAACATTCATTTAACTACCGTGGATTTGTTTGTCATAGTGTAAGCGAGTGTATTTGATGCTCAGTTGCGCCCATATAACCAACAAGTACCGTTTTTTTTCGTTTGAGGGAGAGTGgtcgttttaaattaaattttgataaaaatcctTGTGTGCAAATTTTCGATAGAATTGACTCAGTAGAAATGGGTCAAAATAGATTACAATATCTGAATCATACAAACAGAAAtgtctatttaaatttattttattattttttttcatatatgtacatacgtcataGTATTGTAACATACGCTGCAATCGGCATTATCAGGCGGCTTAAGTGGTTTCGAGGGCAACAAAGGGGATCCTCAGATTAGGCATCACTATTTCCAAGATTATGGATGGAGCACTAGCGGTACgcgtatctcctgaatcaccaatCAATGCtatgaaacgactttggccttttacttggatcttcCACtcatcccacttctgacaccagtatTGCgttggggtgggtggaggatccaagtaaaaggccaaagtcgtttcacagcatttattggtgattcaggagatacacgcaccgccagtgctccgtccagaatctgGGAAATAGCGATGCCCAATCCGAGGGTCTTCTTTGTTGCCCTCGAAACCACTTAAGCCGCCTGATAATGCCGATTGCGgcgtacatatgttacagtatcATGACAAGTCGCCCCAAATCGAAACTATGGGTGTAACTGTGTACCAAACTGGTCGCCACGCGAGCTATatttgggcgtagttcatttttccaggATTATTCTATTggcctattttttttatatatatagatgtagtTGGCAagggttttcaatataaaatatattatgtattttaataaaataaatcacaataaattaaataaacgagTACTAAGCACCgtcataaaataaatcaataacaatgtagacattttttcgtgttaaatattttagataagatccATCGTTTCCTTTTTTTCTTCCTGTCGAGGACTTTATACCcacttttgtatttaggcttgcacttaCATTTAACGACATCGGTGTGTCCAtccgtaataaacattatttcttGTTTTCACCCTTCGGATCCAttgagagtattattttaaaataaaatgaacatccctgctggcagctaaataaAATCTAGCttagagaaaaaagtatttaaccctttgagtgctgacatcTTATCTgttgccacgctgaaaatttcgccaacatttccaactagaattatttagaaatccaatagaaagcaggtataaaaattgtaactaatccaaacaaaccctagataactaccactgaggatttcgagttttgcaaaggtgtgtttagactctaatatatcttgcaacaatatatgtaaaatagacaaaagaagtctatcaatgaatgtatttttcaaaactagtttcatcttctccattgttgttaaaatataatgctcacaatctaaatgccaagccacaatctaaaatagttagcagttagggatttccattggaaaattgtctttataaacattgacacggattacacgacccatgttcaatgcatttattttcaatgctacctttaaaggcttagcaggttgtattcttgttgattttttacataatCAAAAAACAAGGcgtatcggcgtatttcagccTCACGAACCTgtcggcaaaacgccgatcggcgttagttagcattcaaagggttgattaatactaatttaatacaaaaaatgaaCGGGCAGAGCATGTACTAAATACTAAAGTA from Arctopsyche grandis isolate Sample6627 chromosome 9, ASM5162203v2, whole genome shotgun sequence carries:
- the LOC143916570 gene encoding uncharacterized protein LOC143916570, whose protein sequence is MSSTTSEKDRIKVGRVRKAAQTCKHVERKSALKMMAVMQREDSTLPTEFLVTGRTGRRNAMPDILDPPHAGMTTAGLPERLQQLATSDPDETPSSSTLSDVDMKAAQSKEKSPQTNNNS